TTATTTTAATATTTCACTATTTAAGTATTATCAGTTGTAATATCGTCATAGAGTGTATTATAAACTCTGTGATGATCATAGAATATTTAgtgctttcttcttcttattttttacATGCATGTTAGTTAGTAGAGGTTTTTTACGCCTCAATAGGATTAATAAGGTAAAGCCTAGCCCCCTTGCTTGTACTTTTCCTTTGTGTTTCGCttttattatataaataaaaaactAGCCCTAGGCATCTCACCTAGTGGATTTgcataaaaaaaaacttttatgaATTAATTCTCAAATTTTCAAATGAAATTCATTCTCGAATAAAAGCttaatatcaaaatactcatcTTTAATCTCAACTTTAAatacctttttttcttttatattagcTTCAATCAACTATTGTTCAAACGTCAATTAGTTTTAGTAAATATTCTAAAATGAGGGTAAGGAAATAGGAACCTTTTCTTAATAGGCGAGGAGACTATATTTTTCTCCTATAAAACCTTTTCCCTTTCAccattaattttttattattattattatcttctTCTATAAAAAGGTTATCTTCTCCTCTCATtttgtattttcttttatttttggtgGACCCCAACAATTAATATAGTTGTTATTTCAAGACAAGTACCCATTAGGTGTGGCATGGTACagtatttgaaacttcggtttggtaatttcgattttcggtatttaaaaatactataccattatcATAcaaaattaattcggtatggttcggtattttgcAGTACGGTAATTCGGTAGCCATTGTTTGTTCGACTATgacttacatatatacatataataaaaaATTATACTTCAGTTAGtcaagaaacgtctcaattatattaTACTAACACCTTACACGTGTAaactattcaaaagaaagtacaagcaattccAACGTCTAAACAATCagtttgtactaatactaattatatatttgttagtattatatatatatatatgaattgtatatgtaactatatggAATACTTCgatatggtattcggtattttggtattttctttatcaatacCAAATACCTTAATACCGAAATCGCGGTATCAAAAATTTCGGTTTCGATATGGTAATCGGTATAtaccataccatgcccacccctagtaCCCATAATTAGTTTAATTTCTTTAACACCCACCACTCTTAACTCTATTTAATTTGCAAGTTAGGAAGCCAAAAACACCATAATCTCCATCCATGGCTTCAATATTCTTACAAGTTCTTGCACTACTCGCAGTGCTATATTTTCTTCAAGAATTACAAAacaaattcatgaaaaaaaaaatgaaaaaacttcCTCCTGGCCCTAAAGGGCTTCCAATTATAGGAAACCTTCATATGATTGGCAAAAATGTCCACCAAGATCTTCACCAAATAGCCAAAAAATATGGTCCCATAATGAGCATGAGATTTGGAGTGGTTCCTATAATTGTTGCTTCATCTCCTCATGCTGCTGAACAATTCTTGAAAAACCATGATCTTGTTTTTGCCAGTAGACCAAATAATAACGTTGTTCAATTCATCATGTACAATCAGAAAAATTTGACATTTGCAAAATATGGACCTTATTGGAGAAATATGCGAAAATTGTGCACGTTAGAATTGCTTACTACTCAAAAGAtcaattcatttcaagccatgaGAAAACAAGAAGTTGCAAATTTTGTGACTTTTATCAATCGGGCAGCTTGTAGTCATGTTGAAGTTGATATTAGTGCTAAACTTGCCACATTAAGTGCTAACATGGCATGTTTAATGGTATTTGGAAAAAAATACACGGATGATGAATTTGATGAAAGGGGTTTTATGGATGTGATTCACGAGAGTTTGGTTATAGTATCAAAACCAAATATTGGTGagttttttccttttcttaatACGTTTGATCTGCAGGGATTTGTTCCTCGTATGAAGGAATTAGCAAAGATTTATGATGAATTTTTGGAGAGAGTTATTGATGAACATATTCAAGATTCTAAGGAGGAGAAGCAAACCAAG
The sequence above is a segment of the Lycium barbarum isolate Lr01 chromosome 6, ASM1917538v2, whole genome shotgun sequence genome. Coding sequences within it:
- the LOC132600415 gene encoding cytochrome P450 71AU50-like, which produces MASIFLQVLALLAVLYFLQELQNKFMKKKMKKLPPGPKGLPIIGNLHMIGKNVHQDLHQIAKKYGPIMSMRFGVVPIIVASSPHAAEQFLKNHDLVFASRPNNNVVQFIMYNQKNLTFAKYGPYWRNMRKLCTLELLTTQKINSFQAMRKQEVANFVTFINRAACSHVEVDISAKLATLSANMACLMVFGKKYTDDEFDERGFMDVIHESLVIVSKPNIGEFFPFLNTFDLQGFVPRMKELAKIYDEFLERVIDEHIQDSKEEKQTKDIVDTMMNIMQSGEVEFEFDRRHVKAILLDLLIASMDTSSTAIDWIFSELLRQPKVMKKLQNELEQVVGKNRIVEESDLEKLEYLDMVIKEGFRLHPVIPLLLHESIEDCIIDGFDIPKGSRLLVNTWAIGRDPEVWSKPETFMPERFIGSNINLRGRDFQLLPFGSGRRSCPGLQLGLTIVRLVLAQLVHCFDWELPNGMMPKNLDMTEKFGLVMARAQHLMAIPTYRLHV